Within the Solwaraspora sp. WMMA2056 genome, the region CCGTCGCGGCGGCGTACCCAGAGTCCTTCGTCGTCGTGGCCGAACCGGTCTATCTCCGGCCAGGGTAGCCGCACGGCCCGGAGCCAGTTGACCAGCACGACGTACTCCGGGTGGGCTTCGACGCGCAGAAACACGCTGCGCGCGGCGGCGGCGAACGTCACCGCCGCTCCGGACGACGCGGCCAGGACGGTCCAGCCCTCTTCATCGACCGCGGCCGCCAACAGGCACGCGGAAGCCGCGCTGAGGGCCAGGAACCACATCAGGCGTTGCCAGACCGGTGGGTAGAGCGCGACAGGCACGCCTACCAGGGTGTCGGGTGCGGGCAAACGCGCGGCGTTCGCGGTTTCCGCGACCTCTAGCTCAGCTCGCCGAGCGCCCCACTGTCTGACTCCGGAAGCTCCGCGTCGAGGTCAGGGGTCAGGCCGGGCTGACCAGTTGGATGAGATTGCCGCAGGTGTCGTCGAGTACCGCGCCGACGAACGGGCCCATCGGCGTGGGGGTCTGGATGAAGGTGACCCCGTCGGCCTGTAGCACCCGGTAGGCCTCCTCGACGTCGTCCACGGCGAACGAGGCCGCCGGGATGCCCTGCTCGGCAAGCGCCTGCTTGTACGCCTGGGCGGCCGGGTTCTCGTCGGGCTCCAGCAGCAGTTCGACGCCGTCCGGGGCGTCGGCGCCGACCACGGTGAGCCAGCGGTGTTCCCCGACCGGGAAGTCGGTCTTGGGGACGAAGCCGAGCTTGTCGGTGTAGAAGGCGAGCGCCTTGGCCTGGTCGTCGACGAAGACGCTGGTCACGTAGATGCGGGCTTTCATGTCTTCTCCTCATCGCTGAGCGGCCACCGCTCGATGATCGAGCGCAGCGGCCGGGTGTCGAGGTAGTGGAGTTTGGTGCGGCCGACCCGTTCGCAGCGGACGAGTCCGGCCTCCTCCAGCACGGTTAGGTGCTGCGAGATCGCCTGCCGGGTGGAGGTGGTGCCGTGTTCGGTGAGCAGGCGGGTGCAGATCTCGAACAGGCTCATCCCGCCCTTGCGGGCGAGCTCGTCCATGATCCGTCGCCGGGTCGGGTCGGCGAGTGCCCGGTAGAGGACCGCCACCCGCCCCACAATAGGCAAGTCTGCACTTGCATATCAAGTCCCGCCTTCGGAAGACCGGAAAGCGGTGGCCGTGAAACGCGTCGAGGTGAGGCCGATCCACGTCACATCGTTGCGTGACCTGGATCAGCCTCACCTCGTGGCTGGTGACAGCCGTCAGATCGCGGTGAAGGTGATCGTGGCGACGTAGGTGCCGGCGGCGACGTCGGTCGGTGCCTCGATACGCAGGCCGGCGCCGAGCTCACTGGTGCCCCGGGCACCGGCGGCACCGATCGCGAGCGGGCTGCTGTCCAGCAGGCCCCGGCCGGCGTCGAAGGCCGGAGCGATGCTCGCCCCCGCCGTCACGGCACCCGCGCCGGGCTGCGACACCACGCGCGGAGTCCAGCCGAGGAACCGACCGGACAGCGTCTGCGTACCGGCGACGAAGTCGCTGACCTGGCCGGACGCGGTCCAACCCGGTGCCGATGCCCGAGCGTCGGTGACCCGTACCGGCCGCAGTTCACCGGTCGAGACCCAGCGGTCGGCCTCGGCGCTGAGCGCGAAGTCGCTCATCAGCACCTGGTCGTTGGCGTCGACGCTGATCACCAGGGTGCCGTCGGGCACCGCGGCGATGATCTCCTGACTGGTCGCGCCGACCCCGCCGCCGTGATCGTCCACGGCGAGGGTGACCGGTTCCGACGGCCCGTACGCGGTCTGCCCGGTGGGTGTCACCACCGCGACGCTGAGCTCGCGACTGTGGTGCCCGGCGGTGACGGTGAACGAGTACTCGCGACCGGTCGCCCCCGCGATCGGGGTGGCCTCGGCCGCGTCCGGTGCCTTCTCGAACCACTGGTAGCCGGTCAGCACGGTGTCGGCGGACACGTCGGCGGTGAAGGTCGCGACGTCGCCGACGGCCAACGACGTCTCGCCGGTGACGGTCACCTGCTGGCGCGGCGCCGCGCCGTGGTCGTCGACGTGGATCGTCACCGGCTCGGCGACCATCGGCTCGGTGCCCTCGACACCGAAGGTCAGGGTGGCCCGGACCTCGACGCCGTCGAGCGCCTGCTCGGCGACGACGGAGTGCGCCAGACCGGACGCGCCGGGCAGGGTCGTCCACTCGTCGCTGCCGGGCCACCGCCACTGCCAGTCGACCGTGTCACCGTCGGCCAGCGCCGGGTCGGCGAGCAGCTGAAGGTTGATCGGGCTGCCCTGGTGGTAGTGGTCGCTGAGTCCGTTGAAGAAGAACAGCTGCGTCGACGGGTCCGCGTCGGACACGACGATCTTCGTGCCCGTCTGCCCGGCGTACACCTCGGTCGAGCCGTAGTCCCAGACCGCGGCGAGGGTCAGCTGGTTGTTGTCGAGGTCGAGGGTGACCGGCAGCTCGATGGACAGTGCCGTGGCGTCGGCCCCCTCCTGCAGGGTCGTGCCCTGGTACGTGGTGAGGTCCAGCAGGACCCAACGGTAGAGCAGGCCCTCCTTGGCCGGGTAGACCGTGCCGGTGGCCCGCAGCGTCTGACCCACCCGGTAGACCCCCTGGATGCCTTCGACCAGCACCTCCCGGGCGCGGATGTCGACCGGCACCGGCGCGGACTGGGCGACGACGAGGTCGTCGCGGATCACCTGCAACGCCCACTCGCCACTGGTGTTGGCGTAGGTCGGCTGGACCTGGTACGTGGTGGCGTCGACCTGGCTCACTCCGGCGCGCGGCGACCACGGGGAGCCGAACCGCTCGACGAACCGCAGGCTCTCGCCAGCGGCGAGTTCCCGGCCGCTCACCCGGAGCAGGACGTCGTCGCCGAGGTACAGCGGGCCGGTCGCGACGAAGCCGAAGGACAGTGGCTCCACCGACGGCTGGACCCGGATCGGCACCCAACCGGTCGTGGACAGCGTCGTGCTGCCGGCGCGTAGCCGTACCCGCACCTCGTACCCGTCGTAGGCGACGTCGACGCGCTGCTCGACGATGCCCTGCGCGGCCTGCCCGCCGGTGCCGGAGAACGCGTACCCACTGTTCGTCGCGCCGACCGGCCGGATCGCCCACTGGAAGCTCTGACCTTCGGCCAGGGTGGCCCCGACCACCCGGGCCTGGAGCAGGTCACCGGGCTGGTACGACTCGGCGATGCCGGCGATGCCGAACTCCACGCCGGAGTCGTCGGTGACGGTGACCGCCACCGACGCCGAGGTGGAACCCCCGGCGAGGTTGCCGACCGCCGGAACGAAGGACGCGGTGAGCGGGTGCGCCCCGGCCGCCAGATCCGGTACGACGAGCTCGGCCGATCCGCCGTCGACCGGCGCGTGGCCGAGCACGGTGCCGCCGTCGCGGAACTCCACGTACCCGTCGGTTTCCGCTGGGGTCACCGTCCCGGTCAGGGTGACCGGCTCGCCGACGGTCAGCGCGGTCGCCGACGCCGTCAGCGCGGTGGAGGTGGCCACGACCTCCGGCAGGTCACCGACCACGAACGTGTACGTGGCGGTGGCGGCC harbors:
- a CDS encoding VOC family protein yields the protein MKARIYVTSVFVDDQAKALAFYTDKLGFVPKTDFPVGEHRWLTVVGADAPDGVELLLEPDENPAAQAYKQALAEQGIPAASFAVDDVEEAYRVLQADGVTFIQTPTPMGPFVGAVLDDTCGNLIQLVSPA
- a CDS encoding choice-of-anchor M domain-containing protein, whose product is MLLPTTQAAAAPGPAPAPQQYRVLQDIHTDAISTFLDDGVLALGTKADVAEGTGTRFAADDVWFHIDDDAASPVPAGYEFIAAAGEQVWIAPESNPGGTQLWPGFSTESVPAGAVAGDQTAFTLSGFDGPGDIELFRTGSFGTPTRLWSSDEDHKTFSVGRTHMHANWAFTAAGTYRLTVTATATAGATPMAATATYTFVVGDLPEVVATSTALTASATALTVGEPVTLTGTVTPAETDGYVEFRDGGTVLGHAPVDGGSAELVVPDLAAGAHPLTASFVPAVGNLAGGSTSASVAVTVTDDSGVEFGIAGIAESYQPGDLLQARVVGATLAEGQSFQWAIRPVGATNSGYAFSGTGGQAAQGIVEQRVDVAYDGYEVRVRLRAGSTTLSTTGWVPIRVQPSVEPLSFGFVATGPLYLGDDVLLRVSGRELAAGESLRFVERFGSPWSPRAGVSQVDATTYQVQPTYANTSGEWALQVIRDDLVVAQSAPVPVDIRAREVLVEGIQGVYRVGQTLRATGTVYPAKEGLLYRWVLLDLTTYQGTTLQEGADATALSIELPVTLDLDNNQLTLAAVWDYGSTEVYAGQTGTKIVVSDADPSTQLFFFNGLSDHYHQGSPINLQLLADPALADGDTVDWQWRWPGSDEWTTLPGASGLAHSVVAEQALDGVEVRATLTFGVEGTEPMVAEPVTIHVDDHGAAPRQQVTVTGETSLAVGDVATFTADVSADTVLTGYQWFEKAPDAAEATPIAGATGREYSFTVTAGHHSRELSVAVVTPTGQTAYGPSEPVTLAVDDHGGGVGATSQEIIAAVPDGTLVISVDANDQVLMSDFALSAEADRWVSTGELRPVRVTDARASAPGWTASGQVSDFVAGTQTLSGRFLGWTPRVVSQPGAGAVTAGASIAPAFDAGRGLLDSSPLAIGAAGARGTSELGAGLRIEAPTDVAAGTYVATITFTAI
- a CDS encoding metalloregulator ArsR/SmtB family transcription factor codes for the protein MAVLYRALADPTRRRIMDELARKGGMSLFEICTRLLTEHGTTSTRQAISQHLTVLEEAGLVRCERVGRTKLHYLDTRPLRSIIERWPLSDEEKT
- a CDS encoding PH domain-containing protein, yielding MPVALYPPVWQRLMWFLALSAASACLLAAAVDEEGWTVLAASSGAAVTFAAAARSVFLRVEAHPEYVVLVNWLRAVRLPWPEIDRFGHDDEGLWVRRRDGTELRASAFQHGHSSPGFTRPPVVAAATRLEKIRRRR